In Dermacentor variabilis isolate Ectoservices chromosome 7, ASM5094787v1, whole genome shotgun sequence, a genomic segment contains:
- the LOC142588404 gene encoding uncharacterized protein LOC142588404, producing MLSGVEIPVVILSRAHLYVATARLMSWSVAKLRAVKEALASSTLFLLVLMLAVLLLSAGSAHVLLLVQGVKGLLGRLAMTAWLSTYEGCNKYLVCRPQNRHPKSCTLPTWCRVSRNSTTSDALWMDAFVYEALAMSDQGQLIQMVKEMRGEPLEYFARLYAFATCAWAFALVAATWAAAKMQMTMYADVVFAWRVFARHAQRQLDVRATRTDALRTAAALRSIVYGKPTRPDPILIRVPSPPCGWLLW from the exons ATGTTGTCCGGCGTCGAGATCCCGGTGGTGATCCTGTCGAGGGCCCACCTGTACGTCGCCACGGCTCGGCTCATGTCCTGGTCGGTGGCCAAGCTGCGCGCCGTCAAGGAGGCCCTGGCCAGCTCTACGCTGTTCCTGCTCGTGCTGATGCTCGCGGTGCTTCTGCTCAGCGCCGGAAGCGCCCACGTGCTCTTGCTGGTGCAAGGCGTCAAG GGGCTGCTCGGGCGCTTGGCCATGACGGCGTGGCTCTCGACCTACGAAGGCTGCAACAAGTACCTCGTCTGCCGGCCGCAGAACCGGCACCCGAAGAGCTGCACGCTTCCCACGTGGTGCCGCGTGTCCCGCAATAGCACGACCAGCGACGCGCTCTGGATGGACGCCTTCGTGTACGAGGCGCTTGCCATGTCAGATCAAGGCCAGCTGATCCAG ATGGTCAAGGAGATGCGCGGGGAGCCCCTGGAGTACTTCGCACGCCTCTACGCATTCGCCACATGCGCCTGGGCGTTCGCTCTGGTCGCTGCCACGTGGGCGGCCGCCAAGATGCAAATGACGATGTACGCCGACGTCGTTTTCGCCTGGCGCGTCTTCGCGCGCCACGCGCAACGACAGCTGGACGTCCGAGCCACTCGAACGGACGCCCTGCGCACAGCGGCGGCGCTGCGGTCGATCGTGTACGGAAAGCCTACGCGGCCAGACCCCATTCTTATCCGCgtgccctcgccaccctgcggCTGGTTGCTGTGGTGA